From a single Cotesia glomerata isolate CgM1 linkage group LG6, MPM_Cglom_v2.3, whole genome shotgun sequence genomic region:
- the LOC123266816 gene encoding transcription initiation factor IIE subunit beta has product MSTKMDPALLQQRELFKKRAIATPTVEKKKREKETERDDAVLKKPKVSSSSSASKIDTTSYKTTAGSSQYKFSVLAKIVKHLKTKYQENDDYPLSLDEILDETNQLDVGSKVKQWLQTEALAQNPKIEMLQDGRFIFKPTYKIKDRKSLLKLLKQQDLKGLGGILLDDIQESLPQCEKYFKNLQNEIIVVQRPLDKKKVIFYHDKMDNIQIDEDFQKLWRSVPVDAIDDQKIDEHLEKQGIAKLSDHGLKKAPPIKRKKAANKRKHLKKPRDNEHMADLLETYGDDK; this is encoded by the exons ATGTCGACAAAAATGGACCCAGCGTTGCTGCAGCAACGCGAACTGTTTAAAAAACGCGCAATTGCTACTCCAAC ggtAGAAAAAAAGAAACGTGAAAAAGAAACAGAGCGCGATGATGCAGTGCTAAAAAAGCCAAAAGTTTCCTCCTCGTCGAGTGCTTCCAAGATTGACACCACTAGTTATAAAACTACTGCTGGAAGTTCTCAGTATAAATTTTCAGTATTAGCCAAGATTGTTAAGCATTTAAAAACTAAGTACCAGGAAAACGATGATTACCCGCTCTCgcttgatgaaattttagatGAAACGAATCAGCTTGACGTTGGATCTAaa gtAAAACAATGGTTACAAACAGAAGCATTGGCTCAAAATCCAAAAATCGAAATGTTGCAAGATGGTCGATTTATTTTCAAGCCAACGTACAAAATAAAAGACAGGAAATCATTGTTGAAACTTCTCAAACAACAAGATTTAAAAGGACTAGGTGGTATTTTATTGGATGACATTCAAGAGAGCTTACCTCaatgtgaaaaatatttcaag aatttacaaaatgaaataatagtTGTTCAAAGACCattggacaaaaaaaaagtaatattttacCACGACAAAATGGATAATATACAAATAgacgaagattttcaaaaactatGGCGCTCTGTCCCAGTTGATGCAATAGATGATCAGAAAATAGACGAGCACCTGGAAAAACAAGGAATCGCGAAGCTGAGTGATCACGGACTGAAGAAAGCACCTCCTATTAAACGAAAGAAAGCAGCGAATAAACGGAAACATCTTAAAAAGCCACGCGACAACGAACACATGGCAGATCTTTTGGAGACGTATGGAGACGATAAgtag
- the LOC123268074 gene encoding uncharacterized protein DDB_G0283697-like — MDENLQEWNLLKIIAPSVTFLGILFYFIPISRSYFRKGCLILIDGIALGLKTILNSLEPDYSSKSYNLKREALKTRKEKRKKEGKSTKNHYKGAEINREWSEVRLYPTRGFHQFSGEFVGDFKGNKSMMSKKNDILYLENEGMPSNEDQYFPGISEDVKNSRKSKKRKNKEKFDIYRAEEDFDEEQEDDQEVKDKLRKIRRKIISLTDGSKKERQQKEFEALKLIDDLINEDNINVGHKRMEFETLVVDGNKVNGGNDGSWSGRKPPSARRESARRSRRSTREEISPVDYEDIYSDDSDDFLPPPIINGKFTF, encoded by the exons atggATGAAAATCTTCAAGAATGGAatcttctaaaaataatagcGCCGAGCGTTACGTTTTTGGGAATTCTGTTTTACTTCATTCCCATATCTCGTTCAT attttcGAAAAGGATGTCTGATTTTAATTGACGGCATAGCGCTCGGGctcaaaacaatattaaattcCCTAGAACCAGATTATTCGAGCAAATCTTACAACCTGAAACGCGAGGCTTTGAAAACTCGGAAAGAAAAACGGAAAAAGGAAGGTAAATCTACGAAAAATCATTATAAGGGTGCAGAAATAAACAGAGAGTGGTCGGAAGTAAGACTCTATCCTACCAGAGGCTTCCATCAATTTTCTGG agaATTCGTCGGCGATTTTAAGGGAAACAAATCAAtgatgagtaaaaaaaatgatatctTGTACCTGGAAAATGAAGGAATGCCTTCTAATGAGGACCAATATTTTCCGGGCATAAGTGAAGACGTAAAAAATTCacgaaaatcaaaaaaacggAAAAACAAAGAGAAATTTGATATTTACCGGGCTGAAGAAGATTTTGACGAAGAACAAGAAGATGACCAGGAGGTTAAAGATAAGTTGCGGAAAATTCGGAGGAAAATTATTTCGCTGACTGACGGGAGCAAGAAGGAGAGACAGCAGAAGGAGTTTGaggctttaaaattaattgacgatttaattaatgaagatAATATTAATGTCGGTCATAAAAGAATGGAGTTTGAGACTTTGGTAGTCGATGGCAATAAAGTTAACGGAGGTAATGACGGCTCTTGGTCAGGAAGGAAACCTCCATCGGCAAGAAGGGAATCCGCGAGACGCAGTCGGCGTAGCACTCGAGAAGAAATATCTCCCGTGGATTACGAAGATATCTACTCGGATGACTCCGATGATTTTTTACCCCCGCCGATAATTAATGGCAAGtttacattttaa
- the LOC123266817 gene encoding ras-related and estrogen-regulated growth inhibitor isoform X1, which produces MIGGLVLSDTNASKMTSNAIRGIRRKKSSLCEVKVAVIGAPGVGKSALTVRFLTRRYIGEYDHQQENRYKHEVLVDGEPILFEILDSCPKSEEEMPTMETLQWADGLLLVYSITDRGSFNFVRKAKQALAVADPEAAMPLALVGNKADMVHLRQVSTEEGEILAKDFECWFSEVTAAEQVAQIAESFHELCREVLAARRRNKQSLLDRMLGSKATKAYSRGKSDSALPKD; this is translated from the exons ATGATTGGTGGGTTAGTTTTGAGTG atacaAATGCCAGTAAAATGACGAGTAATGCAATAAGAGGAAtacgcagaaaaaaaagttcacttTGTGAAGTTAAAGTTGCTGTTATTGGTGCTCCAGGTGTTGGCAAAAGtg CCTTGACTGTGAGATTCTTGACGAGGCGTTATATCGGCGAGTATGACCATCAACAAg AAAATCGGTATAAACACGAGGTACTTGTTGATGGTGAGCCGatactttttgaaatattagaCTCATGTCCAaag agTGAAGAAGAAATGCCAACAATGGAAACATTGCAATGGGCGGATGGTCTTCTATTAGTTTATTCAATAACCGATCGAGGTTCCTTCAACTTTGTAAGAAAAGCGAAACAAGCACTTGCGGTGGCCGACCCAGAAGCAGCGATGCCTTTAGCTTTGGTTGGAAACAAAGCAGACATGGTTCACTTACGTCAGGTCAGCACTGAAGAGGGTGAAATTTTGGCCAAAGACTTTGAGTGTTGGTTTAGTGAAGTTACTGCTGCCGAACAG GTAGCCCAGATCGCTGAATCATTTCATGAATTATGCAGAGAAGTTTTAGCTGCGAGAAGACGGAATAAACAGTCGCTATTGGATCGTATGCTCGGAAGTAAAGCTACTAAAGCTTACTCACGAGGAAAAAGTGATTCTGCTTTACCTAAAGATTAA
- the LOC123266818 gene encoding tyrosine 3-monooxygenase has translation MAVAAAQKNREMFAIKKSYSIENGYPARRRSLVDDARFETLVVKQTKQSVLEEARQRANDSSADPANCAQEQQDHEEPYTSSSDDEQSETLSAAQDGEAKAEASSSDGEEKSFGPDEYYGLTEEEVVLAKSIAESPDGETGIQKATLMLRLRDGIGSLARILKAIENFKGTVTHLESRPSRKEGSQFDVLVKVDMTRQCLLQLIRNLRQSAALEEVTLLTDNSVSIKDPWFPRHASDLDNCNHLMTKYEPDLDMNHPGFADKEYRARRKIIAEIAFAYKYGDPIPSIPYTETENETWLRVFNTVVDLVPKHACIEYQRVFKKLRDEKIFVSHRIPQLQEVSDFLNRNTGFTLRPAAGLLTARDFLSSLAFRIFQSTQYVRHINSPYHTPEPDCIHELLGHMPLLADPSFAQFSQEIGLASLGASDEEIEKLSTIYWFTVEFGLCKEGNEVKAYGAGLLSAYGELLHSLSDKCEHRPFDPSTTALQPYQDQDFQPIYYVAESFEDAKEKFRRWVSTMSRPFEVRFNPHTQRVEVLDSVERLEGLVNQVNTEILHLTNAIKKMQATRI, from the exons ATGGCTGTTGCTGCTGCTCAAAAGAACCGCGAAATGTTCGCTATTAAAAAGTCATACAGTATTGAg AATGGATATCCAGCTCGTCGAAGATCTCTTGTCGACGACGCGCGCTTTGAGACTTTGGTGGTCAAGCAAACCAAGCAAAGTGTTCTCGAAGAAGCCCGTCAGAGAGCTAATG ACTCAAGTGCTGATCCGGCAAATTGCGCTCAAGAACAGCAAGACCACGAGGAACCTTACACGTCTTCTAGCGATGACGAACAATCTGAAACTTTGAGCGCTGCTCAAGATggag AAGCTAAGGCTGAAGCTTCATCATCGGACGGAGAGGAGAAGTCTTTTGGACCCGACGAAT ATTACGGACTAACTGAAGAAGAAGTAGTACTTGCAAAATCAATAGCCGAAAGTCCGGATGGTGAAACAGGAATCCAAAAAGCGACATTGATGCTGCGTTTACGCGATGGAATAGGCTCGCTTGCGCGTATACTGAAGGCCATAGAAAATTTCAAGGGCACTGTCACCCATCTGGAATCGCGTCCATCGCGCAAAGAAGGCTCTCAATTTGATGTACTGGTCAAGGTGGACATGACACGTCAGTGTCTGTTGCAACTGATCCGCAATTTGCGGCAAAGTGCCGCGCTTGAAGAAGTAACCCTTCTCACAGACAACTCTGTCAGCATCAAAGACCCATGGTTTCCACGTCACGCCTCCGACCTCGACAATTGCAACCATCTGATGACCAAGTACGAGCCGGACTTGGACATGAATCACCCAGGATTCGCTGATAAGGAGTACCGCGCTCGCAGGAAAATCATCGCCGAGATAGCTTTCGCTTACAAATACGGCGACCCTATCCCTTCTATTCCCTACACTGAGACCGAAAATGAGACCTGGTTGCGAGTCTTCAACACTGTCGTCGATTTGGTTCCAAAACACGCGTGCATCGAGTACCAACGTGTATTCAAAAAGCTACGAGATGAAAAGATTTTCGTTTCTCATCGCATTCCTCAGCTTCAAGAAGTCAGCGATTTTTTGAACAGAAACACCGGATTCACTCTGCGTCCCGCTGCTGGACTCCTTACTGCTAGAGACTTTTTGTCCAGTCTTGCTTTCAGAATATTCCAAAGCACACAGTATGTCAGACACATCAACAGCCCGTACCATACTCCTGAACc TGATTGCATCCACGAGCTCCTGGGTCACATGCCGCTGCTCGCCGACCCAAGCTTCGCCCAGTTCTCACAAGAAATCGGTCTCGCCTCCCTTGGAGCTTCCGACgaagaaatcgaaaaattgtCCACGATCTACTGGTTCACCGTCGAGTTCGGTCTTTGCAAGGAAGGAAACGAAGTAAAGGCTTACGGAGCTGGATTGCTGTCAGCGTACGGAGAGCTTTTGCACTCCCTGAGTGACAAATGTGAGCACAGACCATTCGACCCCTCGACCACGGCCCTCCAGCCGTACCAGGACCAAGACTTCCAACCGATCTACTACGTCGCGGAAAGCTTCGAGGAcgctaaagaaaaattcaggCGCTGGGTCAGCACCATGAGCAGGCCCTTCGAGGTCAGATTCAACCCACACACGCAGAGAGTTGAAGTTCTTGACTCTGTCGAAAGACTCGAGGGTCTTGTCAATCAAGTCAACACTGAGATACTTCATCTGACGAATGCCATCAAAAAAATGCAAGCTACAAGAATCTAA
- the LOC123266817 gene encoding ras-related and estrogen-regulated growth inhibitor isoform X2, with amino-acid sequence MTSNAIRGIRRKKSSLCEVKVAVIGAPGVGKSALTVRFLTRRYIGEYDHQQENRYKHEVLVDGEPILFEILDSCPKSEEEMPTMETLQWADGLLLVYSITDRGSFNFVRKAKQALAVADPEAAMPLALVGNKADMVHLRQVSTEEGEILAKDFECWFSEVTAAEQVAQIAESFHELCREVLAARRRNKQSLLDRMLGSKATKAYSRGKSDSALPKD; translated from the exons ATGACGAGTAATGCAATAAGAGGAAtacgcagaaaaaaaagttcacttTGTGAAGTTAAAGTTGCTGTTATTGGTGCTCCAGGTGTTGGCAAAAGtg CCTTGACTGTGAGATTCTTGACGAGGCGTTATATCGGCGAGTATGACCATCAACAAg AAAATCGGTATAAACACGAGGTACTTGTTGATGGTGAGCCGatactttttgaaatattagaCTCATGTCCAaag agTGAAGAAGAAATGCCAACAATGGAAACATTGCAATGGGCGGATGGTCTTCTATTAGTTTATTCAATAACCGATCGAGGTTCCTTCAACTTTGTAAGAAAAGCGAAACAAGCACTTGCGGTGGCCGACCCAGAAGCAGCGATGCCTTTAGCTTTGGTTGGAAACAAAGCAGACATGGTTCACTTACGTCAGGTCAGCACTGAAGAGGGTGAAATTTTGGCCAAAGACTTTGAGTGTTGGTTTAGTGAAGTTACTGCTGCCGAACAG GTAGCCCAGATCGCTGAATCATTTCATGAATTATGCAGAGAAGTTTTAGCTGCGAGAAGACGGAATAAACAGTCGCTATTGGATCGTATGCTCGGAAGTAAAGCTACTAAAGCTTACTCACGAGGAAAAAGTGATTCTGCTTTACCTAAAGATTAA